The following coding sequences are from one Alosa alosa isolate M-15738 ecotype Scorff River chromosome 3, AALO_Geno_1.1, whole genome shotgun sequence window:
- the LOC125292495 gene encoding methyl-CpG-binding domain protein 5-like isoform X2 yields MNTMKTLEGQDTQNSPPTTQVPIGWQRKVDHTRVVYISPSGSVLVCLEQVKNYLLTDGTCKCGLECPLILPKVFNFDPGAAVRQRTTEDVKGDGDVTKLCIHKRKIIAVATLHKSMKSPNPSFVLTSPSDTSSASFTHSLSNHQRDGSTRFQPEDSNRAYQTPVTLHGQKHFQHDMGSPPQQDVYSNYNRMKQGSSQHVDRKSPYRHRLSGLLSPSSAAGSHPYLDSSPSSRSDSLLSPDLSAGFQVTCSPGKTHTNSAPTTPLSPIRASHLSSPPSSQPSCAMVGRGNVPPAPSNAAKSPVMKPPSSCGYPQNMDMFHHKPQSVLHLNPHHSQLSSCVMAKPQVATEKDPLGILDPITSHSSLGANPSSLQTNAHTQVPPVNVNMHSTTVPLPSNLPLPTAKPGPTGHSSRGQYHTPLSVSPSPITSLVQMAASSLVRLDTQHHGTRSASSVSDHGEFVVPAGLQASFGLTKVPSPSPHSSLCSPYPIGSSSPSAKSEMLQNYKDHSSHFLGGMKSTLRKHSNPKYPRFGSSDGLQKSNQGVMGGMNHILNKRNSTNFAASHLLSAAAKAQTAHKNITSSGELEAGVPVGHHSMNAIADSLPPVVTEAQSGRAVLRDKLMAQQRDAVHKSRHLSNSNNTAFHMPKSQYSSSASRFLGSSEFVRKPPPQHGFKSSASMAQLLQNMSGTHNGTSQMEHYLGGSAQSPFRDGIVSTGAAFQSQQVLRCSQDGVNLSQCQIMEQHSLKEDRHSAMMNHYQPHAHAEHSWMGRDGQAAMGSQAPHKPHQQLPNHHYYPLNSPHIHRGTVFSSMIPNGYVQTLSGAPHK; encoded by the exons ATGAACACGATGAAGACGTTGGAGGGCCAAGACACACAGAACTCGCCTCCCACCACACAGGTGCCCATCGGCTGGCAGCGCAAGGTTGACCACACCAGGGTCGTCTACATAAG TCCCAGTGGTTCAGTCCTTGTCTGTTTGGAACAAGTCAAGAACTACCTGCTTACAGATGGCACCTGTAAGTGTGGTTTGGAGTGCCCCCTCATTTTACCAAAG GTGTTCAACTTTGACCCTGGGGCTGCCGTGAGACAGAGGACCACTGAGGATGTCAAAGGGGATGGGGACGTGACCAAGCTGTGCATCCACAAAAGGAAAATCATTGCCGTAGCCACCCTTCACAAAAGCATGAAGTCACCCAATCCTTCCTTTGTTCTCACCAGTCCAAGTGATACAA GTTCAGCATCCTTCACACATTCCCTGTCTAACCATCAACGCGATGGCTCCACAAGATTTCAGCCTGAAGACAGCAATAGGGCTTACCAGACACCAGTGACGTTGCATGGCCAGAAGCACTTCCAACATGATATGGGCTCCCCTCCTCAACAGGACGTATATTCTAACTACAACAGGATGAAGCAAGGCTCAAGTCAGCATGTAGACCGCAAGTCGCCCTACAGGCATCGGCTTAGTGGGCTGCTCAGTCCCTCTTCAGCTGCTGGCTCCCACCCTTACCTGGATAGCAGTCCCTCCTCTAGAAGTGATTCCCTCTTGAGTCCAGATCTATCTGCTGGCTTCCAAGTGACCTGTAGTCCAGGAAAGACCCACACTAACAGCGCGCCCACAACCCCGCTGTCTCCAATCCGCGCCTCGCATCTCAGCTCCCCGCCATCCTCCCAGCCTTCGTGTGCCATGGTGGGCAGAGGGAATGTTCCTCCTGCTCCATCTAACGCTGCCAAGAGTCCCGTCATGAAACCCCCTTCTTCTTGCGGTTACCCTCAGAACATGGACATGTTTCACCACAAGCCTCAGTCAGTGCTTCACCTTAACCCTCACCACTCtcagctttcttcctgtgtcaTGGCAAAGCCACAGGTGGCCACTGAGAAAGATCCCCTTGGCATCTTGGACCCCATTACCAGTCATTCTTCTTTGGGGGCAAATCCATCAAGTCTTCAGACCAATGCCCACACTCAGGTACCACCAGTGAATGTAAATATGCACTCCACCACTGTTCCGTTACCAAGTAACCTTCCGTTACCGACAGCAAAGCCCGGTCCTACAGGTCACAGCAGCAGAGGTCAGTACCATACACCACTATCTGTCTCACCGTCACCGATCACATCTCTTGTGCAAATGGCAGCGTCCTCTTTGGTCAGGCTAGACACTCAACATCACGGTACCCGTTCAGCATCCTCTGTTTCTGACCATGGGGAATTTGTGGTACCTGCTGGACTACAGGCCTCCTTTGGGCTCACTAAGGTCCCTTCACCATCCCCACACTCCTCTTTATGTTCCCCTTACCCCATTGGGTCATCAAGTCCATCTGCGAAATCGGAAATGCTTCAGAACTACAAGGACCATTCCAGCCACTTCCTTGGGGGAATGAAAAGTACTCTGAGAAAACATTCCAACCCAAAGTACCCAAGATTTGGCTCAAGTGATGGGCTTCAAAAAAGCAACCAGGGTGTGATGGGTGGAATGAACCACATCCTCAACAAACGCAACTCGACCAACTTCGCAGCAAGTCACCTCTTGTCCGCAGCAGCCAAAGCACAGACTGCTCATAAGAACATAACTTCCAGTGGTGAGTTGGAAGCAGGAGTCCCTGTTGGTCATCACAGTATGAATGCAATAGCGGATTCCCTTCCCCCAGTAGTGACCGAGGCCCAGAGCGGCCGTGCGGTATTACGTGATAAACTCATGGCCCAGCAGAGGGATGCAGTCCACAAGAGCAGACACCTCAGTAACAGTAACAACACAGCCTTCCACATGCCTAAGTCCCAGTACAGCAGCTCAGCCTCAAGGTTCCTTGGTTCTTCGGAGTTTGTCAGAAAGCCTCCACCGCAGCATGGTTTCAAATCCAGCGCCTCTATGGCCCAGCTTCTGCAGAACATGAGCGGTACCCACAATGGAACATCTCAGATGGAACACTACTTAGGGGGTTCAGCCCAGTCTCCTTTTAGGGATGGCATTGTTTCCACAGGTGCTGCCTTTCAAAGCCAGCAGGTGCTGCGGTGCTCTCAAGATGGCGTGAACTTGTCACAGTGCCAGATCATGGAACAACATTCACTAAAAGAAGACCGGCATTCTGCCATGATGAATCACTATCAACCACACGCTCATGCAGAGCACTCTTGGATGGGTCGAGATGGACAGGCAGCAATGGGATCACAGGCCCCCCATAAACCACACCAACAACTGCCCAACCACCATTACTACCCCCTGAACTCCCCACACATCCACAGAGGGACAGTGTTTTCATCCATGATCCCAAATGGTTATGTTCAGACACTTTCAG GAGCGCCACATAAATGA
- the LOC125292495 gene encoding methyl-CpG-binding domain protein 5-like isoform X1 — protein MNTMKTLEGQDTQNSPPTTQVPIGWQRKVDHTRVVYISPSGSVLVCLEQVKNYLLTDGTCKCGLECPLILPKVFNFDPGAAVRQRTTEDVKGDGDVTKLCIHKRKIIAVATLHKSMKSPNPSFVLTSPSDTSSASFTHSLSNHQRDGSTRFQPEDSNRAYQTPVTLHGQKHFQHDMGSPPQQDVYSNYNRMKQGSSQHVDRKSPYRHRLSGLLSPSSAAGSHPYLDSSPSSRSDSLLSPDLSAGFQVTCSPGKTHTNSAPTTPLSPIRASHLSSPPSSQPSCAMVGRGNVPPAPSNAAKSPVMKPPSSCGYPQNMDMFHHKPQSVLHLNPHHSQLSSCVMAKPQVATEKDPLGILDPITSHSSLGANPSSLQTNAHTQVPPVNVNMHSTTVPLPSNLPLPTAKPGPTGHSSRGQYHTPLSVSPSPITSLVQMAASSLVRLDTQHHGTRSASSVSDHGEFVVPAGLQASFGLTKVPSPSPHSSLCSPYPIGSSSPSAKSEMLQNYKDHSSHFLGGMKSTLRKHSNPKYPRFGSSDGLQKSNQGVMGGMNHILNKRNSTNFAASHLLSAAAKAQTAHKNITSSGELEAGVPVGHHSMNAIADSLPPVVTEAQSGRAVLRDKLMAQQRDAVHKSRHLSNSNNTAFHMPKSQYSSSASRFLGSSEFVRKPPPQHGFKSSASMAQLLQNMSGTHNGTSQMEHYLGGSAQSPFRDGIVSTGAAFQSQQVLRCSQDGVNLSQCQIMEQHSLKEDRHSAMMNHYQPHAHAEHSWMGRDGQAAMGSQAPHKPHQQLPNHHYYPLNSPHIHRGTVFSSMIPNGYVQTLSGMSGAPHK, from the exons ATGAACACGATGAAGACGTTGGAGGGCCAAGACACACAGAACTCGCCTCCCACCACACAGGTGCCCATCGGCTGGCAGCGCAAGGTTGACCACACCAGGGTCGTCTACATAAG TCCCAGTGGTTCAGTCCTTGTCTGTTTGGAACAAGTCAAGAACTACCTGCTTACAGATGGCACCTGTAAGTGTGGTTTGGAGTGCCCCCTCATTTTACCAAAG GTGTTCAACTTTGACCCTGGGGCTGCCGTGAGACAGAGGACCACTGAGGATGTCAAAGGGGATGGGGACGTGACCAAGCTGTGCATCCACAAAAGGAAAATCATTGCCGTAGCCACCCTTCACAAAAGCATGAAGTCACCCAATCCTTCCTTTGTTCTCACCAGTCCAAGTGATACAA GTTCAGCATCCTTCACACATTCCCTGTCTAACCATCAACGCGATGGCTCCACAAGATTTCAGCCTGAAGACAGCAATAGGGCTTACCAGACACCAGTGACGTTGCATGGCCAGAAGCACTTCCAACATGATATGGGCTCCCCTCCTCAACAGGACGTATATTCTAACTACAACAGGATGAAGCAAGGCTCAAGTCAGCATGTAGACCGCAAGTCGCCCTACAGGCATCGGCTTAGTGGGCTGCTCAGTCCCTCTTCAGCTGCTGGCTCCCACCCTTACCTGGATAGCAGTCCCTCCTCTAGAAGTGATTCCCTCTTGAGTCCAGATCTATCTGCTGGCTTCCAAGTGACCTGTAGTCCAGGAAAGACCCACACTAACAGCGCGCCCACAACCCCGCTGTCTCCAATCCGCGCCTCGCATCTCAGCTCCCCGCCATCCTCCCAGCCTTCGTGTGCCATGGTGGGCAGAGGGAATGTTCCTCCTGCTCCATCTAACGCTGCCAAGAGTCCCGTCATGAAACCCCCTTCTTCTTGCGGTTACCCTCAGAACATGGACATGTTTCACCACAAGCCTCAGTCAGTGCTTCACCTTAACCCTCACCACTCtcagctttcttcctgtgtcaTGGCAAAGCCACAGGTGGCCACTGAGAAAGATCCCCTTGGCATCTTGGACCCCATTACCAGTCATTCTTCTTTGGGGGCAAATCCATCAAGTCTTCAGACCAATGCCCACACTCAGGTACCACCAGTGAATGTAAATATGCACTCCACCACTGTTCCGTTACCAAGTAACCTTCCGTTACCGACAGCAAAGCCCGGTCCTACAGGTCACAGCAGCAGAGGTCAGTACCATACACCACTATCTGTCTCACCGTCACCGATCACATCTCTTGTGCAAATGGCAGCGTCCTCTTTGGTCAGGCTAGACACTCAACATCACGGTACCCGTTCAGCATCCTCTGTTTCTGACCATGGGGAATTTGTGGTACCTGCTGGACTACAGGCCTCCTTTGGGCTCACTAAGGTCCCTTCACCATCCCCACACTCCTCTTTATGTTCCCCTTACCCCATTGGGTCATCAAGTCCATCTGCGAAATCGGAAATGCTTCAGAACTACAAGGACCATTCCAGCCACTTCCTTGGGGGAATGAAAAGTACTCTGAGAAAACATTCCAACCCAAAGTACCCAAGATTTGGCTCAAGTGATGGGCTTCAAAAAAGCAACCAGGGTGTGATGGGTGGAATGAACCACATCCTCAACAAACGCAACTCGACCAACTTCGCAGCAAGTCACCTCTTGTCCGCAGCAGCCAAAGCACAGACTGCTCATAAGAACATAACTTCCAGTGGTGAGTTGGAAGCAGGAGTCCCTGTTGGTCATCACAGTATGAATGCAATAGCGGATTCCCTTCCCCCAGTAGTGACCGAGGCCCAGAGCGGCCGTGCGGTATTACGTGATAAACTCATGGCCCAGCAGAGGGATGCAGTCCACAAGAGCAGACACCTCAGTAACAGTAACAACACAGCCTTCCACATGCCTAAGTCCCAGTACAGCAGCTCAGCCTCAAGGTTCCTTGGTTCTTCGGAGTTTGTCAGAAAGCCTCCACCGCAGCATGGTTTCAAATCCAGCGCCTCTATGGCCCAGCTTCTGCAGAACATGAGCGGTACCCACAATGGAACATCTCAGATGGAACACTACTTAGGGGGTTCAGCCCAGTCTCCTTTTAGGGATGGCATTGTTTCCACAGGTGCTGCCTTTCAAAGCCAGCAGGTGCTGCGGTGCTCTCAAGATGGCGTGAACTTGTCACAGTGCCAGATCATGGAACAACATTCACTAAAAGAAGACCGGCATTCTGCCATGATGAATCACTATCAACCACACGCTCATGCAGAGCACTCTTGGATGGGTCGAGATGGACAGGCAGCAATGGGATCACAGGCCCCCCATAAACCACACCAACAACTGCCCAACCACCATTACTACCCCCTGAACTCCCCACACATCCACAGAGGGACAGTGTTTTCATCCATGATCCCAAATGGTTATGTTCAGACACTTTCAGGTATGTCAG GAGCGCCACATAAATGA